Part of the Deltaproteobacteria bacterium genome is shown below.
CTGCAAAAGGCGATCGACCAGTTTCGCGCCGCCGGCGACAAGGGCGCGCAAAACGCGGCCGAGCTACAGGCCGAGGTCGACTACCTCGCCAAGTACCTGCCGCAGCCGATGTCGGAGGACGAGCTGCGCGCGGCGGTGCGCGAGGCGATCGCCGCCGTCGGCGCCACCGACGCGAAGATGGCCGGCCGCGTCGTCGGTGCCGTCATGAAGGCGCACAAGGGCCGGGTCGACGCGGCCGACGTCAAGCGCATCGCGGAGGAAGAACTCGGCGGCTGACGCCGGCCGACCGGCTCGCCCTCGGCGGCGGACGCCAGGCGCCCGGCTCGCCCTCGGCGGCGGACGCTAAGCGCCCGGCTCGCCGTGCGCGGCGGACGCCGGCCGACCGGCTCGCTCCCGCCCCGCCGCTGGCGCAGCGTGCCCCGCCGTGCCCACACCGGCCGCCGCGCTCGCCGAGCCGTCCTGCCGCAGCGCGGCATTCCCTTGCGACGCGCCGGCAAAATCCAGTAAACTAGGATTCCTTGCCCTGAGGGCCAGCCGTCCCCCTTGCACGCCGGCGGCCGCGTGCACACGTTGGTACGTGACCGGCGTCTGCGCCAACCCACCCCCTCGTAACCCGACGGAGCGTCGGGGCATCCAATCGATGGCGGCACACGAGTTACCGGCGGCGCGGCGCCGAGCGGAGCGATCATGAACGAAATCGACGACATCACTTTGGATCTGGAACTCGACAGCGCCCCGCCGGCGGCGGCGAAGGCCGATCCGTCGGATGCCGACGGCGCCATGTCGAAGTACTTCCGCGACATTTCGGAACACCGCGTGCTCACGCCCGAGGAGGAGACGGCGCTGGCGCAGGATATCGAGGCCCTCGAAATCGAGGTGTGGAAGCGCCTGTTTTCGTACGGGCCGGTCGCGCGCTACCTGGCCGCCCGCCTCGAGCGCGACCTCGAGGAGCCGCCGGTGCGCGCCCTGCGCGCGCTCGCCCGCGCGGCGGCCCGCGCCGGCTCGCGCCCCAACAAGCAGGCGCGCGCGGCGCTCGAGCGCGCCGCGGATCGCGCGGCACGGGCGGTTCGCCCGCTCGATCTCGACAAGGACCTGCTCAAAGCGGTGATGGCCGACCTCGAGCGGCACGCGGAGCGCGGCGCGAAGGCCGGCGACATCCCCGTGTCGGGCGCCAGTCGCACCTACCAGCGCTACGTCGCCTACGTGCGCCAGGCGGCCGATGCCGCGGCCAGCGCGCGCGAGGCGTTCGTCCGCGCCAACCTGCGGCTCGTCATCAGCATCGCGCGCCGCTACGCGAAGGGGCCGATGAGCCTCGCGGACCTCATCCAGGAGGGCAACCTCGGCCTTCTCAAGGCGGTCGATCGGTTCGATCACCGGCGCGGCTTCCGGTTTTCGACCTACGCGAGCTGGTGGATCCGCCACGCCGTCGGCCGCGCGCTCGCCGACCGCGGTCGCGAGGTGCGCGTGCCGGTCCACATGGTGGACGCCGGCTACCGGCTCAAGAAAGCGCGCCGCGAACTGCTCGCCAAGCTCGGCCGGGATCCGACCGAGAAGGAGCTGGCCGACGCGGTGGACATGCCGGTCGCCAAGCTGCGCCAGATGAGCACGCTGCTGCTCGGCCACCCGGTGTCGATGAACCAGCCGGTCGGTGGCGACGACGAGCGCTCGCTGATCGACGTGTTCCAGGACCCGGCCGCCGAGGAGTCCACGCCGGACGAGCAGATCGACAAGGAGACCATCTCGCGCGCGCTGCGCGAGGTGATGCTCGACCTGTCGTCAATCGAAACCGACGTCGTGCGCCGCCGATTCGGTCTCGACGGCGAGCGCGAGCACACCCTGCAGGAGATCGCCGACGAGTACCAGCGGTCGCGCGAGCGCATCCGCCAGATCCAGGCCGGCGCGCTCCGCAAGATGCGGGTGGCGCTGTCGCGGCGCAACATCCGCGCGGCGTAGGCGGCGTGCGGCGGCCGGCGCGCGCCGCGGGCGGCCGGCGTCGCCGCGCCGCGCGCCCGCGCGTCACGGTGCGCCGAGCGCGTCGCGGCGCAGCTGCCACGCGCGCGTAAAGAACCGCCCGTACAGCAGGGCGCCGATCAGCACCGCGGCCCACGTCGTCGCCGCCGCGAGCATGAACATCACGACGATCTGGTAGCGCGCAGCCATCGACGGATCGGCGCCCGCGACCATCTGGCCGGTCATCATGCCCGGGATCGACACCAGACCGACCGTGAGCATCGAATTAATCGTCGGAATGAGCGCCGCGCGCAGGGCCGCGCGCAACGCGGGCGCCACCGCCTGCCGCGGCGCCGCCGCGAGCGCGAGCCGCTCCTCGATCTCGTCGGCGCGCGCGGCGATCTCGGACTGCAGGCGTTCGGCCGCGAGCGCCGCCGCGTTCATCGCGTTGCCGACGATCATCCCGGCCAACGGCAGAAAGTAGCGCGGCGCCCACCAGGGATCGGCGCGCACGATCAGCGCGGTCACGGCGAACGTGGTCGCGCCGCACGACACCGCGAGCGCCACCGCCGCCGAGCCGAGCAGTCCGGGGATCGGGCGAGCGACGCGGTGCGCGGCCGTCCACGTCGCCGCGGTCAACATCACGCCGAACGCGAGCGCGACCCAGCCGAACTCGGCGCGCGCGAAGATCCAGACGAGGACGTAGCCGACGACCGACAGCTGCGCGACGGTGCGCGTCGCCGCCCACGCCAGATCGCGCTCGAGACCGAGGCGAAACGTGCGGACCGCGCCGAGCCCCACGACGACCAGCAGCGCGGCCGCCGCGAGCTGGCCGACGCCGATCGGCTGCGGTCCCACTACGAATCCCCCGCGAGCAGGGCGCGCAGCCGGGCGCCACCGGCGGACTCGAGAACGGCGGCGGTGTCTCCGGCGAGCGCCACACCACCGCCGTCGACCAGCAGGAGCTGGCCGCCGAGCGCGCGCACGTCCGCCAGCCGGTGCGTGACGACCACGAGCGCGGCACCGCGCGTGCGCCGCCACTGGTCGAGGCGCGCGAGCAACGCGGCGGCCGACGCGCCGTCGAGGCCGGAGGTCGGCTCGTCCAGCGCGAGCACGCGCGGGTCGAGGACGAGCGCCCGCGCGATGGCCACGCGCGTGCGCTCGCCGCCGGACAGCACGGACACGGGCCGAGCGAGCAGCTCGTCCGCGACGCCCGCGATCCGGGCGGCGTCGCGCGCTCGCGCCGCGGCGTCGCCGGCCGCCACGACGCCGAGCCGCGCCGGCAGCGCGAGCTGATCGCGCGCGGTGCCCTCGGACAACACCGGCCGCTGCGGCACCCAGCCGACCGCTCGCCGCAGCGCGCGCGGCGGCCAGTCGGCGATCGGCCGGCCGAGCACGGACACGTGGCCGGCGGCGGGTTCGTCCAGCCGGTTGAGCAGGCGCAACAGCCGCGACTTGCCCGACCCCGACGGGCCGACGATCACGCCGACCCCGCCTGCCGGCACCCGCCACGTGACGCCGGCGACGACCGGTGCGCCAGCGGGGCCGGCCGCGGCGCCGCGCAGTTCGACCGCGGCCGGCGACGGCGCGCTTGCAGCGGCGGGGGCGTCGGATCTATCTTCGTGCCGTGGTGTCCCCACTCCGATGGCAGTCATCCTGGCAGTCCCGCGCGCGCGTGGCAATCGCCGCGACCGCGATCCTCGCGGCGAGCGCGACGACCGCGTGCATATCGACGCCCGCGTGGCGCGGTACCTCCGCGCAGGTCGCCGCGCTGCGGCCGGCGGCCATCGGCCCGGAGCCCGGCCCGGCGCCCGCGCGCGCGCGCACGCTCACGGTGCGCGTCTACGCCGACGACGACTATCGCGCACAGGTCATGCACTGGCGCCGGCAGTTTCGCGCGCTCGTGCGCGACGTCAACGCGCCGCTGGCCCAGGCCTACCAGGTGCGGCTGGAGATCGTCGCGATGCGGCCGTGGTCCCACGACGGCGACACCGATCTGTATGCGCTGGTCAACCAACTCGCGGACACCGACCCTGGCGACGACGTGGACTGGGTGGTCGGGTTGGTGTCCCATCTCGACCGCGCGACACCGTCGTTTCACCGCATCGGTGCGGCCCATCTCGCATCGCGCCACATCGTGCTTCGCGGAATGAACGACATCGCCGAGCGCGCCTTCCTCAAGGAAGTCGCCGGCGGACTCATCTGGGCGGAGGACGAGGAACTCTATCGCGCGCGCAAACGACACAAGGAACGCGCGGTGTTCCTGCACGAATGGGCGCACTCGCTCGGGGCCCTGCACCACGCGGCGCCCGAGGACCTGATGAGCCCGAGCTACAGCCACCGAGCCGCCTGGTTCTCGCCGGAAAACGACGCGATCATTCGGGCGGCGCTGCCGTTTCGCGGCGAGCCGCGCACGGCCGAGCGACGGCAGGCCGAGCGCGACGCGATCCGGGCGGCGGTGGCACGCCACGAGCGCGCGTTCGCCCGCGCGGAGCTGGCGCAGTTGCGAGCCGTCCTCGACGCGCCGCGCGCCCCGCGCTTGCGCCTGTCGGCGCGCGTGCCGCCGCCGGTGCGCGCGCGCGTCGCGCGCGCCGCGCGCCTGGCCGCGGCCGGGAACTACCGGGCGGTGTACGACGAAATCCTGCCGCTGACCGAGGCGCTCGACGACGAACCGGAGGTGTTCGCGCTCGCGTGCACGGCGGCGGTGCGCGTGACCGGCGCGGCGGCGCCCGCCCCGACCGTGTGCCGGCGCGCCGCCGAACTCGTGACGGACGACGCGTCGCCCCTGCTGGAACTCGCCGGCGCGCACGCGCGCGCGGGCGATCGGGCGGCGGCGCTCGACCTCGCGCGGCAGGCACACGCGCGGCTGGCTTCCACCGCGGCCGCCGACGAGGCCGGCTGGCGCGCGCTGGCCACGTTGTACCAGCATCTTTCTGTGTACACATGGCTCGACGACGCGCTGGCGCACTTGCCGGACCGAGACGACGTACGCGAAGCGCGCGCGGCGGCGACGCGCACGCGCCACGTGATCGGCCTACCGGCCGACGCGGCGGCGCTCGGCATCCCGCCGGCGGACGAGGGCGAATATGCACGCGCCGTGCAGACCGCGCTCGCGCACGTGTACGCGGGGCGGATCGACGACGCGACCGCCGCGATCGCCGAGTTGCGCCGGCGGTGGCCGAACGCGCCGGGCCACCTGATCGCGCAGTGCGATCTGGACGTGCGCGCGGGGCGGGCCGCCGCGGCGGCGCGCGCGTGCCGCGGCGCGCTCGCGCGGTGGGACGGCGCGGTGTGGGCGCACTACCTGCTCGGCACGCTGGCGGCACAGCGGCGTCAGTGGGCGCGCGCGCGGCGCCACCTGCAGCGCGCGATCGCGATCGAGCCGAACCTCGAGGCGGCCTGGCGGCTGCGCGCGCAGGTGTGCCGGCGCGCGGGCGACGACGCCGCGCTGGCCGAGCTGCGGGCGGCGTTCCGCGCGCGGTTCGGCCGGGAGCTGCGGTGATCCGTCGCGGCGCCGGCGAACGGCGCGCGAACGCCGGCGCGCCGTCGACCGCCGGCGCGCCGGTCAGCGCGCGCCGAGCACGCGCCGTCGCGGCGCCGAGCACCGGCGCGCCGGTCAGCGCGCGCCGAGCACGCGCCGCACGAACGCCGACGCGCCGTCGAGCGCCGGCGCGCCAATCTCGTGGCCGCCCGGGAACGCCACCCACTCGACGGGCACGCCCGCGTCGCGCAATGCGTCGCGCAGCGCCTCGGCGCCGGCAAACGGCAACAGCGGGTCGTGTTCGCCGTGGCTCTGGAACACGGGCAACCCGGCGCGCGCCGGCATGCGCGGGGTCCACTCGCGCGCCGCCAACAGGTTGCCGGACAGGACGACGAGGCCGGCGAACGGGCGATCGGTGTGCAGCGCGACGTCGACCGACAGCATCGCGCCCTGCGAGAACCCGCCGAGCACGGTGCGTTCGGGCGGAATCCCCAGGTCGGCCTGCATCGCGTCGAGCGCCTCGACGACCGCCGCGCGCGCGTCGGCCAATCCCTCGGGGACCTCGTCGGCCAGCGCCCGCGGCTG
Proteins encoded:
- a CDS encoding RNA polymerase sigma factor RpoD/SigA, which gives rise to MNEIDDITLDLELDSAPPAAAKADPSDADGAMSKYFRDISEHRVLTPEEETALAQDIEALEIEVWKRLFSYGPVARYLAARLERDLEEPPVRALRALARAAARAGSRPNKQARAALERAADRAARAVRPLDLDKDLLKAVMADLERHAERGAKAGDIPVSGASRTYQRYVAYVRQAADAAASAREAFVRANLRLVISIARRYAKGPMSLADLIQEGNLGLLKAVDRFDHRRGFRFSTYASWWIRHAVGRALADRGREVRVPVHMVDAGYRLKKARRELLAKLGRDPTEKELADAVDMPVAKLRQMSTLLLGHPVSMNQPVGGDDERSLIDVFQDPAAEESTPDEQIDKETISRALREVMLDLSSIETDVVRRRFGLDGEREHTLQEIADEYQRSRERIRQIQAGALRKMRVALSRRNIRAA
- the fetB gene encoding iron export ABC transporter permease subunit FetB, with translation MAAHARCRARGRHAPAGGRARARRPAPAGRRRWCGARRRHRRRSRVRRWRPAARPARGGFVVGPQPIGVGQLAAAALLVVVGLGAVRTFRLGLERDLAWAATRTVAQLSVVGYVLVWIFARAEFGWVALAFGVMLTAATWTAAHRVARPIPGLLGSAAVALAVSCGATTFAVTALIVRADPWWAPRYFLPLAGMIVGNAMNAAALAAERLQSEIAARADEIEERLALAAAPRQAVAPALRAALRAALIPTINSMLTVGLVSIPGMMTGQMVAGADPSMAARYQIVVMFMLAAATTWAAVLIGALLYGRFFTRAWQLRRDALGAP
- a CDS encoding ABC transporter ATP-binding protein: MTAIGVGTPRHEDRSDAPAAASAPSPAAVELRGAAAGPAGAPVVAGVTWRVPAGGVGVIVGPSGSGKSRLLRLLNRLDEPAAGHVSVLGRPIADWPPRALRRAVGWVPQRPVLSEGTARDQLALPARLGVVAAGDAAARARDAARIAGVADELLARPVSVLSGGERTRVAIARALVLDPRVLALDEPTSGLDGASAAALLARLDQWRRTRGAALVVVTHRLADVRALGGQLLLVDGGGVALAGDTAAVLESAGGARLRALLAGDS